A genome region from Spirochaetae bacterium HGW-Spirochaetae-1 includes the following:
- the thrC gene encoding threonine synthase translates to MMKNEYRAMFRCIAGCDEEYPLDEVVYRCKKCGNLLEVSHDMDVLRKKSASQWKELFESRSGTGTWPYGSGIWRHKEWVAPEIDDENIVSMYEGNTNLFWAKRFGAMFGMDDLWVKMCGNSHTGSFKDLGMTVLVSMVNEMIHRGKNIKAVACASTGDTSAALAAYAAYAGIPSIVFLPSNKISTAQLVQPMANDAIVISLDTNFDGCMRIVQEITRDNTIYLANSMNSLRIEGQKTIAMEIVQQFEWQVPDVIIIPGGNLGNVSALGSGFKMMKELGLIDRFPRIVLAQAENANPLYLSYLKGFDGFEPMMPKKTLASAIQIGDPVSVQKAIKTLKEFNGIVEQASEDELANAAALADRTGMFNCPHTGVALAVLIKLLEKKLLSPKDRTIIISTAHGLKFSEFKVGYHEGTLNDVTSKYANRPILLQPDISMVRETLEKEFARRS, encoded by the coding sequence ATGATGAAAAACGAATACAGAGCGATGTTCCGCTGCATTGCGGGATGCGATGAAGAATATCCCCTCGACGAGGTCGTATACCGATGTAAAAAATGCGGGAATCTCCTGGAAGTCTCCCACGATATGGATGTCCTGCGAAAAAAAAGCGCCTCGCAGTGGAAAGAACTGTTTGAAAGCAGGTCCGGAACCGGGACATGGCCTTACGGCAGCGGAATCTGGCGTCACAAGGAATGGGTCGCTCCTGAAATCGACGATGAGAACATCGTATCCATGTACGAAGGGAACACCAACCTGTTCTGGGCAAAACGCTTCGGCGCCATGTTCGGCATGGATGACCTGTGGGTAAAAATGTGCGGCAACAGCCACACGGGATCCTTCAAGGACCTGGGCATGACCGTGCTGGTTTCCATGGTGAATGAGATGATTCATCGCGGCAAAAATATCAAGGCCGTGGCCTGCGCCTCAACGGGCGATACATCGGCGGCCCTGGCTGCCTATGCAGCGTACGCGGGAATTCCCTCCATTGTGTTCCTTCCCAGCAACAAAATATCCACCGCCCAGCTGGTGCAGCCCATGGCCAATGACGCTATCGTCATATCCCTGGACACGAACTTTGACGGGTGCATGCGCATCGTACAGGAAATCACCAGGGACAACACCATCTACCTGGCCAATTCCATGAATTCCCTGCGCATCGAAGGTCAGAAGACCATCGCCATGGAAATCGTTCAGCAGTTCGAATGGCAGGTTCCCGACGTGATCATCATTCCCGGAGGAAACCTGGGGAATGTCTCGGCCCTGGGAAGCGGATTTAAAATGATGAAGGAACTGGGTCTCATCGACCGCTTTCCCCGCATAGTACTGGCCCAGGCCGAGAACGCCAACCCGCTCTATCTTTCCTACCTGAAGGGATTTGACGGTTTTGAACCGATGATGCCTAAAAAAACCCTTGCTTCGGCCATACAGATCGGCGATCCCGTATCAGTGCAGAAGGCAATAAAGACACTTAAAGAATTCAACGGGATCGTTGAACAGGCCAGCGAGGATGAACTGGCGAACGCAGCAGCCCTGGCCGACAGAACGGGCATGTTTAACTGCCCGCATACCGGCGTCGCCCTGGCGGTTCTTATAAAGCTCCTGGAAAAAAAGTTGCTGTCGCCGAAAGACCGTACCATAATCATATCAACGGCTCATGGACTGAAATTCTCGGAGTTCAAGGTAGGATACCACGAAGGAACGCTCAATGATGTCACGAGCAAATACGCCAACAGGCCCATCCTGCTGCAGCCCGATATAAGCATGGTGCGCGAAACCCTGGAGAAGGAATTCGCACGGCGGTCATAG
- a CDS encoding homoserine dehydrogenase, with product MKILRIGLIGFGTIGQGVYRGINQNTALIRERTGIDLAITMVCDNRPEILKEIKGAVTTDSWKNIVEASDIDVVVELIGGIDPAKDIIVNSLKNGKSVVSANKKLLAEKSDDIFATALSSPGSLKFEAAVGGGIPCLLALSTGMVANNIRSIMGILNGTTNYILTQMEDKGLPFSEILKDAQKKGFAEADPTFDIEGYDAGHKISLLAMLAYNRKIDFKNIPIEGISKITDIDITFARDMGYVIRLLGIARLVGGAMDISVHPTMIPLRHPLASVRNEFNAVMFDGDMTDPITLHGKGAGSAPTASAVISDIIQIAQGSGASYIPHALNGDTRYLDPSERCSKYYLRIHSKDAPGILSKIAGVLGSHNISIASVIQKETDEEYVPLIIMTHDVDEASVVLAAREIGDFDFIAKEVMILRVED from the coding sequence ATGAAAATATTACGCATCGGCCTCATCGGATTCGGCACTATCGGACAGGGAGTGTACCGGGGGATCAACCAAAACACCGCCCTTATCAGGGAAAGGACCGGCATTGATCTTGCTATTACCATGGTCTGCGACAACAGGCCAGAAATCCTGAAGGAAATAAAGGGCGCCGTAACCACGGACTCATGGAAAAATATCGTAGAGGCTTCTGACATAGATGTGGTTGTGGAACTGATCGGCGGGATTGACCCGGCAAAGGATATCATCGTCAATTCATTGAAAAACGGGAAAAGTGTCGTATCGGCCAACAAAAAGCTTCTCGCGGAAAAAAGCGACGATATTTTCGCCACAGCCCTGTCCTCCCCGGGGAGCCTGAAATTCGAAGCGGCCGTGGGAGGGGGCATACCCTGCCTTCTTGCACTCAGCACGGGCATGGTGGCCAACAATATACGGTCTATCATGGGAATCCTTAATGGAACGACCAACTATATTCTCACCCAGATGGAAGACAAGGGGCTCCCCTTTTCCGAAATACTGAAGGACGCACAAAAGAAAGGATTCGCCGAGGCCGACCCCACGTTTGATATAGAGGGGTATGATGCCGGGCATAAAATCTCCCTTCTGGCCATGCTTGCATACAACCGTAAGATCGATTTTAAAAATATCCCCATAGAGGGCATTTCAAAAATAACGGATATCGATATCACCTTTGCCCGCGACATGGGGTATGTCATACGCCTCCTGGGCATAGCCAGGCTCGTGGGCGGTGCCATGGATATCAGCGTTCACCCCACCATGATACCCCTCAGGCACCCCCTGGCATCGGTGAGAAATGAATTCAACGCCGTCATGTTCGACGGTGATATGACCGACCCCATAACTCTCCATGGCAAAGGAGCGGGAAGCGCGCCAACGGCATCGGCGGTGATAAGCGACATCATCCAGATTGCCCAGGGCAGCGGTGCAAGCTACATCCCGCACGCCCTGAACGGGGACACCCGGTACCTGGATCCCTCGGAACGCTGTTCCAAGTATTACCTGCGCATCCACTCCAAGGACGCTCCGGGCATACTTTCAAAAATAGCAGGCGTCCTGGGAAGCCACAATATCTCCATCGCTTCGGTAATTCAGAAGGAGACCGATGAGGAATACGTGCCTCTAATAATTATGACCCATGACGTCGATGAGGCCTCGGTGGTCCTGGCTGCACGGGAAATAGGAGATTTTGATTTTATCGCGAAAGAAGTCATGATTCTCCGCGTCGAGGATTGA
- a CDS encoding glycosyl transferase family 1 produces MERHFGFVSTRIAGNDGVSLETGKWAAVLYKMGHRCFYFSGLNDRPGTVAFTCEEAFFQHREIEEINAGLFGVEQSIREIHDRVGVMKNKILDDLSEFVKKFSIDILVVENALAIPMNIPLGLALCEFIAQGNVPVIAHHHDFYWERDRYAVHSAVDYLETAFPPDLPTVEHVVINTLSARSLKLRRGIESMVIPNVLDFSAPPPAIGTSLIGRVRDAAGLAPGDPMILQPTRIIPRKCIERSIELVAHLEMQEPVLVISHPSGDEGDEYRDVIIRFAGERGVRLAFLDPGAGGIAAEFSLEAIYGAADLVTYPSSCEGFGNALLEAVYYGKPVLVNRYPVFIADIEQRGFKLILMNDAISSDIVLGVKGVLADRLGREEKARINYSIAAKYYSFDVLENSLRALLERPGLRGVSA; encoded by the coding sequence ATGGAAAGACATTTCGGTTTTGTCTCAACGCGGATTGCAGGTAATGACGGTGTAAGCCTGGAAACGGGGAAATGGGCGGCCGTGCTTTATAAGATGGGGCACCGTTGTTTTTATTTTTCCGGTCTGAATGACAGGCCCGGGACGGTTGCATTCACCTGTGAAGAGGCTTTTTTTCAACATCGGGAAATCGAAGAAATCAATGCGGGGCTCTTTGGCGTCGAACAAAGCATAAGGGAAATCCATGATCGTGTCGGGGTGATGAAGAATAAAATACTGGACGATCTGTCGGAATTCGTAAAGAAATTTTCCATTGACATTCTGGTCGTTGAAAACGCCCTGGCGATTCCCATGAACATTCCCCTGGGGCTGGCCCTCTGTGAATTCATAGCACAAGGGAATGTTCCCGTTATTGCCCATCACCATGATTTCTACTGGGAGCGGGACAGGTATGCGGTACACAGCGCGGTAGATTATCTGGAAACGGCATTCCCGCCCGATCTGCCCACGGTGGAACATGTCGTCATAAATACTCTTTCGGCACGCTCCCTCAAATTACGTCGGGGAATCGAAAGCATGGTAATACCCAACGTCCTTGACTTTTCAGCGCCGCCTCCGGCAATAGGGACATCACTCATAGGCCGGGTCCGTGATGCGGCCGGATTAGCTCCCGGCGATCCCATGATTCTGCAGCCAACGCGGATCATTCCCAGGAAGTGTATCGAAAGATCCATCGAACTCGTCGCGCACCTTGAAATGCAGGAGCCGGTCCTGGTCATATCCCACCCTTCGGGTGATGAAGGAGATGAGTACAGGGATGTGATAATCCGTTTCGCCGGCGAAAGGGGTGTACGCCTGGCCTTTCTCGATCCCGGTGCCGGCGGGATCGCGGCGGAATTTTCACTGGAGGCGATTTACGGGGCTGCAGACCTGGTAACCTATCCATCGTCCTGTGAGGGTTTCGGCAATGCCCTCCTCGAGGCCGTATATTACGGGAAACCGGTCCTGGTGAACCGCTATCCCGTCTTTATTGCCGATATCGAACAGAGGGGATTCAAACTGATACTTATGAATGATGCAATTTCATCCGATATTGTACTTGGAGTGAAGGGAGTCCTGGCTGACCGTTTGGGCCGTGAAGAAAAGGCCCGGATAAATTATTCAATCGCCGCGAAATACTATTCCTTCGATGTGCTGGAAAACTCGCTTCGCGCTCTTCTTGAAAGGCCGGGCCTGCGGGGTGTTTCAGCATAA
- a CDS encoding RNA helicase translates to MKAEFIQDEQDLFSYSKDDLATRHEAAPLADIDGESAVKEIIRSGHIPADDRFYLKTESYILQLAYAYNKILSLSNSRTRILAHQVESTYKIVNALNQRFLIADEVGLGKTIEAGLVIKELIYRYGYRRIMIACPASLLYQWQAEMKSKFNENFIIMDRKTLSRARKAAGAGGNAWEIHDKIICSLDFIKSDSFSDEMKNTAWDAVIFDEAHRLRRDAQHSTLAYTVAEIISEKTKSMLLLSATPFRGKLEELYYLIALLDRNILGPFQSFYNDYCMNNADVAALRRKLSEVVIRRTKREVGGFTLRHARTIRFDLYPDERNLYEETTRYVVEEFNRALQTENRAVGFVMTVFQKLLDSSSYALLSALRNRHKRLEDLVSRAGSSAAIVTDLKNRTDDDMAEEENEENIIDATLEKTLEELKVEMMTIDRLIGLAEKIDVDKKGEKLLELVQALVRRGIKKFLIFTQFRTTQDYLFNLLKDYRTVVFNGSMSGEEKEEAILCFKGDSEILIATEAGGEGRNMQFCNVLINYDLPWSPLKIEQRIGRIHRFGQPKDVYIYNFSTTGTVAERVLEVLTHKLHLFEESIGPPDVMLGQIEDELKLGNLIMDMVTGRKKEKNIDEEIDGRIALARQNYEKLSELTVADKMDFNYDEYYRITLKERQFTNHRIENFVKRLQEEDDYPLRFLSKQHRGNNLYPVKYNDEGISGKYGTFDSLTALDNENLEFLAFGHPIIDRFIRHAQSPDFGGFAGIKMIKWDRQCTAFMVNYVVTYRSVQETKELVPVCVVMEGDLDDHLLAELELEAVEQEPMEGSAGIEMERISGFLSDNADELFAGGRARLLVKVRERITYMSDSLDFRIDPHLEKIRNSYDKTIKELEEKLELQESRMKWYGKDMRSAVTRTTNRIMKAQREKEHLIDTYKGYLGITYSVRVLNAGVLLTGNQKGV, encoded by the coding sequence ATGAAAGCTGAATTCATACAGGATGAACAGGATCTCTTTTCCTACTCGAAAGATGACCTGGCGACGCGGCATGAAGCCGCTCCCCTGGCGGACATTGACGGCGAATCCGCTGTGAAGGAAATCATCAGGAGCGGTCATATCCCCGCCGATGACCGTTTCTATCTGAAAACCGAGTCCTATATCCTCCAGCTGGCCTATGCCTATAATAAAATACTGTCTCTTTCCAATTCGCGCACCAGGATTCTCGCGCACCAGGTTGAGAGCACGTATAAAATAGTGAACGCCCTGAATCAGCGTTTCCTCATCGCCGATGAGGTGGGCCTGGGAAAGACCATAGAGGCCGGCCTTGTCATCAAGGAGCTTATTTACCGCTATGGATACCGCCGCATCATGATTGCATGCCCTGCATCGCTTTTGTACCAGTGGCAGGCGGAGATGAAGAGCAAGTTTAACGAAAATTTCATCATCATGGACCGCAAGACCCTGTCCCGGGCCCGTAAAGCGGCAGGGGCCGGCGGCAATGCCTGGGAAATTCATGACAAGATCATCTGCTCTCTGGATTTCATCAAAAGCGACAGTTTTTCCGATGAGATGAAGAATACAGCCTGGGATGCCGTTATATTCGACGAGGCCCACCGTCTGCGCAGAGATGCCCAGCACAGCACACTTGCCTATACCGTGGCGGAAATTATCTCTGAAAAAACAAAGTCCATGCTCCTTCTCTCGGCCACACCGTTCCGCGGCAAGCTGGAGGAACTGTATTATCTCATAGCTCTCCTGGACAGAAATATCCTGGGACCTTTTCAGTCCTTTTATAATGATTACTGCATGAACAACGCCGATGTGGCGGCCCTGCGGCGGAAATTATCGGAGGTCGTGATCCGCCGAACAAAGAGGGAAGTGGGAGGATTCACCCTCAGGCACGCCCGGACGATTCGGTTCGACCTGTATCCCGATGAGCGGAATCTCTACGAAGAAACGACCAGGTATGTCGTCGAGGAATTCAACCGCGCCCTCCAGACCGAGAACAGGGCCGTGGGATTCGTCATGACCGTTTTTCAAAAGCTCCTGGATTCATCGTCGTACGCACTGCTGTCGGCACTGAGGAACAGGCACAAGCGTCTCGAGGATCTCGTGAGCCGGGCCGGAAGCAGCGCTGCCATTGTTACTGACCTTAAAAACAGGACAGACGATGATATGGCCGAGGAGGAAAACGAGGAAAACATCATCGACGCAACACTGGAAAAAACCCTGGAAGAGCTGAAAGTCGAAATGATGACCATAGATCGGCTCATAGGGCTTGCCGAAAAGATAGATGTCGACAAAAAAGGGGAAAAACTTCTCGAGCTTGTTCAGGCCCTGGTCCGGCGCGGCATCAAAAAGTTTCTCATATTCACCCAGTTTCGTACTACCCAGGATTATCTTTTCAACCTGCTAAAGGACTACCGAACCGTGGTCTTCAACGGGTCCATGAGCGGCGAGGAAAAGGAGGAGGCGATCCTGTGCTTCAAGGGCGACAGCGAGATACTTATAGCCACGGAGGCCGGCGGCGAGGGGCGAAACATGCAGTTCTGCAATGTCCTGATAAATTATGATCTTCCCTGGTCCCCGCTGAAAATTGAACAGCGTATCGGAAGAATTCACCGTTTCGGTCAGCCCAAAGATGTATACATCTATAACTTTTCAACCACGGGGACCGTGGCCGAACGGGTCCTGGAGGTTCTCACCCATAAACTGCACCTCTTCGAGGAATCGATCGGCCCTCCCGATGTCATGCTCGGCCAGATTGAGGATGAACTGAAGCTGGGGAACCTCATTATGGATATGGTGACGGGGCGCAAAAAGGAAAAGAACATCGATGAAGAGATCGACGGCAGGATTGCCCTGGCGAGACAGAACTATGAAAAGCTGTCGGAACTGACCGTTGCCGATAAAATGGATTTCAACTATGACGAGTATTACCGCATAACGTTGAAGGAACGCCAGTTCACCAATCACCGCATTGAAAATTTTGTGAAAAGGCTCCAGGAGGAGGATGATTATCCCCTGCGGTTCCTTTCAAAGCAGCACCGGGGAAACAATCTCTATCCCGTTAAATATAATGATGAGGGCATCAGTGGGAAATACGGCACGTTTGACAGCCTGACGGCACTGGACAATGAGAACCTGGAATTCCTGGCCTTCGGCCATCCCATAATTGACCGGTTCATACGGCACGCCCAGAGTCCCGATTTCGGCGGGTTTGCCGGCATCAAGATGATAAAATGGGACCGACAATGCACGGCCTTCATGGTAAACTATGTAGTCACCTATCGTTCCGTGCAGGAAACGAAGGAACTTGTACCGGTATGCGTGGTCATGGAAGGGGATCTCGATGACCATTTGCTGGCCGAACTGGAACTCGAGGCCGTTGAACAGGAGCCCATGGAGGGATCGGCCGGCATTGAGATGGAACGGATAAGCGGCTTTCTTTCCGACAATGCCGATGAGCTTTTCGCCGGTGGACGGGCCCGCCTGCTGGTGAAGGTCCGCGAAAGAATCACGTATATGAGCGACAGCCTGGATTTTCGCATAGACCCGCACCTGGAAAAGATTCGCAATTCCTATGATAAAACGATAAAGGAACTGGAAGAAAAGCTGGAGCTCCAGGAGAGCAGGATGAAGTGGTACGGCAAGGATATGCGGAGCGCCGTGACGCGGACCACGAACCGGATCATGAAGGCTCAGAGGGAGAAGGAACATCTCATCGATACCTACAAGGGATACCTGGGCATAACCTATTCTGTCAGGGTGCTGAATGCCGGTGTATTGCTAACGGGAAATCAAAAGGGGGTGTGA